In bacterium, a single genomic region encodes these proteins:
- the dnaG gene encoding DNA primase: MAWADDIRSKVDIVDAIGEYVQLKPAGRAQWKACCPLHNETKPSFSVNAEKGVWYCFGCKKGGDVVKFIQEIESLDFREALEFLGHKYHIPDPGTPAAGRTSGEGRLRAEGREALHRVHEEAAAFYHNILVNTSMGAEARRYLEKRGIGIEAWRKFMLGAATDGWEDLSRELLRKGARESDLLSAGLSSKRRDGTGVVDRFRNRIIYPIKNPSGRFAAFGARALGNEEPKYLNSSNSPIYNKSDALYWLSDAKRAIATLGYAVLVEGYMDVIALVQAGIENVVASCGTAMTEAHLKVLFRYTRNVVIAFDGDGAGRDAAVRTAALVVAAGAVPRIAQLPDGADPDDFVRKNGGGALRERIEKAVDPAAFVLDMLGANASGSAREKEEWIARLAPIASLAAPLIRAEFVRTIAGRLGIAAGAADALLIAHAQTGGNPAARAAGAAGKSTLLSPRLMTEAAVLAGILREPANLRTALDAGLSDADFETRAAKCAWRVLSSESDPARWDAALLSSEAGAEGAAELYGIITDAGRFPHQRDFAKRVERLISLRAASGEAAILRKLAEAEKAGDSESVARLARELAELRRAGKVAGQAD, encoded by the coding sequence GTGGCTTGGGCCGACGACATCCGGAGCAAGGTTGACATCGTGGACGCGATAGGCGAATACGTCCAGCTCAAGCCGGCCGGGCGCGCCCAATGGAAGGCTTGCTGCCCGCTGCACAACGAGACCAAGCCGTCCTTCAGCGTGAACGCCGAGAAAGGCGTCTGGTACTGCTTCGGGTGCAAGAAGGGGGGCGACGTCGTGAAATTCATCCAGGAAATAGAAAGCCTGGACTTCCGGGAGGCGCTCGAATTCCTGGGGCACAAGTACCATATTCCCGACCCCGGGACGCCGGCTGCGGGCAGGACGAGCGGCGAAGGCAGGCTGCGTGCGGAGGGGCGCGAGGCGCTTCATCGTGTCCACGAAGAAGCCGCCGCGTTCTATCACAACATACTCGTCAACACCTCGATGGGAGCGGAGGCCCGGCGGTATCTGGAAAAGCGCGGGATCGGGATCGAGGCGTGGCGCAAGTTCATGCTGGGCGCGGCGACCGACGGATGGGAGGATTTGTCGCGGGAGCTGTTGCGGAAGGGCGCGCGGGAGAGCGATCTTTTGTCGGCGGGGCTTTCGTCCAAACGGCGGGACGGGACGGGCGTGGTTGACAGGTTCCGCAACCGGATAATCTATCCGATAAAGAATCCAAGCGGGCGCTTTGCGGCGTTCGGGGCCAGGGCGCTGGGCAATGAAGAGCCGAAATACCTGAATTCGTCCAACTCGCCGATTTACAACAAAAGCGACGCGCTGTACTGGCTGTCGGACGCGAAACGCGCGATCGCGACGCTTGGATACGCCGTGCTGGTCGAAGGATACATGGACGTTATCGCGCTCGTCCAGGCGGGGATAGAAAACGTCGTCGCGTCGTGCGGGACGGCGATGACGGAGGCACACCTGAAAGTGCTTTTCCGTTACACGCGTAACGTCGTGATCGCGTTCGACGGGGACGGCGCGGGGCGTGACGCGGCGGTGCGGACGGCGGCGCTTGTGGTCGCGGCGGGGGCTGTGCCGCGGATCGCGCAGCTTCCTGATGGCGCCGACCCGGACGACTTCGTGCGCAAGAACGGGGGGGGGGCGCTGCGCGAGCGGATCGAAAAGGCCGTGGATCCGGCTGCGTTCGTTCTGGACATGCTCGGTGCGAACGCGTCGGGAAGCGCGAGGGAAAAGGAAGAGTGGATAGCGCGTCTGGCGCCTATCGCTTCGCTTGCCGCGCCGCTGATCCGCGCGGAGTTCGTGCGCACGATCGCGGGCCGTCTGGGCATCGCCGCGGGCGCGGCGGATGCGCTCCTCATCGCGCATGCCCAGACAGGCGGAAATCCGGCAGCGCGGGCCGCGGGCGCGGCGGGAAAGTCAACGCTGCTTTCGCCGAGGCTCATGACCGAGGCGGCAGTGCTTGCGGGAATTTTGCGGGAACCGGCGAACCTGCGTACCGCGCTGGACGCGGGATTGTCCGACGCGGATTTTGAAACGCGGGCCGCAAAATGCGCGTGGCGCGTGCTCTCTTCGGAATCCGACCCGGCGCGTTGGGACGCGGCGCTGCTTTCGAGCGAGGCCGGAGCGGAAGGCGCAGCCGAGCTGTACGGGATAATCACGGACGCGGGGCGGTTCCCCCACCAGCGGGACTTCGCGAAGCGAGTAGAGCGGCTCATCTCGCTTAGGGCTGCGAGCGGGGAAGCGGCAATCCTGCGCAAGCTGGCCGAAGCCGAGAAGGCGGGGGATTCCGAGTCGGTAGCCCGGCTGGCCCGGGAGCTTGCCGAATTGCGCAGGGCAGGAAAAGTCGCGGGACAGGCGGATTAG